The following proteins are encoded in a genomic region of Micrococcaceae bacterium Sec5.8:
- a CDS encoding phosphoketolase family protein yields MKSDTNGGRIDAPDLDLVDRWWRAANYLAVGQIYLRSNPLMRDPLSAADTKSRLLGHWGTTPGLNFVYAHLNRVIRRDSQKMLFIAGPGHGGPAVVANAWLEGTYSEIYSNVGPDGEGLAELFRQFSYPGGIPSHAAPETPGSINEGGELGYALAHAYGSVFDNPDLITAVVIGDGEAETGPLAASWHSHNFLDPVHDGAVLPILHLNGYKIANPTILARMPEAQLGQLLRGYGHEPHFVTVTDPKDTAAAHRDFAAALDSCLAEIRTIQAGQRAGGADPAAVAWPMIVLRSPKGWTGPKTVDGLQVEGTWRSHQVPLSEVRTNPDHLAMLGEWLESYRPEELFDDAGRLRPDVAANAPAGELRMSATPYANGGLLLRDLKLPKYEDYAVPVAQPGAERVSAMVTLGSWLRDVIALNPESFRLFGPDETASNRLQDVYEVTDKVWQSRIEEVDEHLARAGRVMEVLSEHLCQGWLEGYLLTGRHGVFSCYEAFIHIVDSMFNQHAKWLKVSRNLPWRRPVASLNYVLSSHVWQQDHNGFSHQDPGFIDHAVNKKSEVIRVYLPPDANTLLSVMEHCLRSRDYVNIVVSGKQPSPTWLGPADAAQHCQRGLGIWEFAGSEVPGEEPDVVLACAGDVPTVETVAAAELLKQGAPGLKIRVVNVVALMRLQDPAEHPHGLSSRDFDGIFTAGRPIIFAYHGYPSLIHRLAYRRTNQEGLHVRGYKEEGTTTTPFDMAMLNGIDRYQLAIDAIDRVPGLAERHSLLRQSLQDRRIRAHNHTRVHGEDAAEISGWTLNLG; encoded by the coding sequence CATCCGCCGGGACAGCCAGAAAATGCTGTTCATTGCCGGGCCCGGCCACGGCGGCCCCGCGGTGGTCGCCAACGCCTGGCTGGAGGGCACGTACTCGGAGATCTACAGCAACGTGGGCCCGGATGGGGAGGGCCTTGCTGAGCTCTTCCGGCAGTTCTCTTACCCTGGCGGGATCCCCAGCCACGCCGCCCCCGAGACGCCGGGGTCCATCAACGAAGGCGGCGAGCTCGGCTACGCCCTGGCCCACGCGTACGGCTCCGTCTTCGACAACCCGGACCTGATTACCGCCGTCGTGATCGGCGACGGCGAGGCCGAAACCGGGCCGCTGGCCGCGAGTTGGCATTCGCACAACTTCCTGGACCCGGTGCACGACGGCGCCGTACTGCCCATCCTGCACCTGAACGGCTACAAGATTGCCAACCCCACAATCCTGGCGCGCATGCCCGAAGCGCAACTCGGGCAGCTGCTCCGCGGCTACGGTCACGAACCGCACTTCGTGACCGTCACGGATCCGAAGGACACCGCCGCAGCCCATCGGGATTTCGCCGCAGCCCTGGACAGCTGCCTGGCCGAAATCCGGACGATCCAGGCCGGGCAACGGGCAGGCGGAGCGGATCCGGCCGCCGTCGCGTGGCCGATGATCGTGCTGCGCTCGCCCAAGGGCTGGACCGGTCCCAAAACCGTTGACGGGCTGCAGGTGGAAGGCACCTGGCGCAGCCACCAGGTGCCGCTGTCCGAGGTGCGCACCAACCCCGACCACCTGGCAATGCTGGGGGAGTGGCTCGAATCCTATCGACCGGAGGAACTCTTCGACGACGCCGGACGCCTGCGGCCGGATGTCGCGGCCAATGCTCCCGCCGGGGAACTGCGGATGAGTGCAACGCCGTACGCGAACGGCGGCCTCCTGCTCCGCGACCTGAAGCTGCCCAAGTACGAGGACTACGCCGTGCCCGTCGCGCAGCCTGGCGCTGAGCGGGTCAGTGCCATGGTCACCCTGGGATCCTGGCTGCGGGATGTCATAGCTCTCAACCCGGAGTCATTCCGACTGTTCGGTCCGGACGAGACCGCCTCCAACCGGCTGCAGGATGTCTATGAGGTCACGGACAAGGTCTGGCAGTCCCGGATCGAAGAAGTTGATGAACATCTGGCCCGCGCCGGGCGGGTCATGGAGGTTCTGAGCGAACACCTCTGCCAGGGCTGGCTGGAAGGCTACCTGCTGACCGGCCGGCACGGTGTCTTCAGCTGCTATGAGGCCTTCATCCACATCGTCGACTCGATGTTCAACCAGCATGCCAAGTGGCTCAAAGTCTCCCGGAACCTGCCGTGGCGCCGGCCCGTGGCCTCGCTGAACTACGTGCTCTCCTCGCACGTGTGGCAGCAGGACCACAACGGCTTCTCGCACCAGGACCCCGGCTTCATAGACCACGCGGTGAACAAAAAGTCCGAGGTCATCCGCGTCTACCTGCCGCCGGACGCCAACACCCTGCTCTCCGTGATGGAGCACTGCCTCCGGTCACGGGACTACGTCAACATCGTTGTCAGCGGCAAGCAGCCCTCGCCCACCTGGCTCGGACCGGCTGACGCCGCCCAGCACTGCCAGCGCGGCCTGGGAATCTGGGAGTTCGCCGGGTCGGAGGTCCCCGGCGAAGAGCCCGACGTCGTGCTGGCCTGCGCGGGGGACGTTCCCACGGTGGAAACCGTCGCAGCGGCGGAACTGCTCAAGCAGGGCGCGCCGGGACTGAAAATTAGGGTGGTGAACGTAGTGGCCCTGATGCGGCTCCAGGACCCCGCCGAACACCCGCACGGCTTGAGTTCCCGGGACTTTGACGGCATCTTCACCGCCGGCAGGCCGATCATTTTCGCCTACCACGGCTACCCGTCGCTGATTCACCGGCTGGCCTACCGCCGCACCAACCAGGAAGGCCTGCACGTGCGCGGCTACAAGGAGGAGGGCACCACCACGACGCCGTTCGACATGGCGATGCTCAACGGCATTGACCGCTACCAGCTGGCGATCGACGCGATCGACCGGGTGCCGGGGCTGGCGGAACGGCATTCACTGCTGCGCCAGTCACTGCAGGACCGGCGGATCCGGGCGCACAACCACACCCGGGTCCACGGCGAGGACGCCGCGGAGATCAGCGGCTGGACCCTCAACCTCGGCTGA
- a CDS encoding DUF429 domain-containing protein yields MKTLGVDLAAATKKTAAAVLEWGAGTARLTHLALDVGDTEIVRLFGVSDMTGIDCPVGWPDAFLPFLAGHLAFDAHPVLDHDGIEGRRLLAYRDTDRFVTARTGLIPLSVSADRLAHPAMRCAVIQAKISRDHGPQPRDGSGRLAEVYPAASLKSWGLLARGYKGRGGIETQRLAGLLDGLKEAAPWLDLAGSEDRLAASDDLFDALIASLTARAVALGSTLRPGAGDVRAARTEGWIHLPLGGLSALSVSGP; encoded by the coding sequence GTGAAGACCCTCGGCGTCGACCTCGCCGCGGCCACCAAAAAGACCGCGGCCGCCGTCCTCGAATGGGGTGCGGGCACCGCCCGCTTGACGCACTTGGCGCTCGACGTCGGCGACACGGAGATTGTGCGGCTCTTCGGCGTGAGCGACATGACCGGGATCGACTGCCCGGTGGGCTGGCCGGACGCGTTCCTGCCCTTCCTGGCGGGCCATCTGGCCTTCGACGCGCACCCGGTGCTGGACCATGACGGCATCGAAGGCCGCCGGCTGCTGGCCTACCGGGACACGGACCGCTTCGTCACGGCCCGGACCGGGCTGATCCCGCTCAGCGTCTCCGCCGACCGGCTGGCACATCCGGCGATGCGCTGTGCCGTCATCCAGGCCAAGATCTCCCGGGACCACGGCCCGCAGCCCCGGGACGGCAGCGGCCGGCTGGCGGAGGTTTACCCCGCGGCGTCCCTGAAGTCCTGGGGCCTGCTGGCCCGCGGCTACAAGGGCCGCGGCGGCATCGAAACGCAGCGGCTGGCCGGACTTCTGGACGGGCTGAAGGAGGCAGCACCCTGGTTGGACCTGGCCGGAAGCGAGGACCGGCTGGCCGCCTCCGATGACTTGTTCGACGCCCTGATCGCCTCCCTCACTGCACGGGCAGTGGCCCTCGGCAGCACTCTGCGCCCCGGCGCCGGAGATGTCCGGGCCGCCCGGACCGAAGGCTGGATCCATCTGCCCCTCGGCGGCCTGTCCGCGCTCAGCGTCTCCGGGCCGTAG
- a CDS encoding carboxylesterase family protein, which yields MNDVPAFNPPCGPVTGWRNAPVVRATGIPYATAGRFQPPTAAPDRTEVLAATSLSPACPQAPVPFLDDILGTRYGELPGSEDCQRLSITLPADLGADERLPVMVWLHGGSYTSGSGDLAIFDPTALVAENRVIVVSVTYRLGLFGYLATGTGRPANLGLLDQLEAFRWVQRNISAFGGDPQNVTAFGQSAGGDAVAHLMATPEAPGLFRRAIIQSAPLGITRGRQKMSAAMGIAAEKVTEDTPAMDVVEVEEHVSQVARKFGLIAAMPFGTQYGHAPLPPESDIEDAWNATAPGIEVLIGHTSEEARMFLPRNPAVSRLARIPVLGTAAVRAINWGVTEAVYGRAARKFARRHARAGGTAYSYVLSWAAPGNVYGAAHTVDLPLLFGNENTWAGAGLLKGASWNDIDAQGRELRAIWARFASGAGLASRGGIPGALRYRSV from the coding sequence ATGAACGACGTGCCTGCTTTCAATCCCCCCTGCGGTCCGGTCACCGGGTGGCGGAACGCCCCGGTGGTGCGCGCCACCGGAATTCCCTATGCGACGGCGGGACGTTTCCAGCCGCCAACGGCTGCGCCGGACCGGACCGAAGTGCTGGCAGCCACGTCACTTTCCCCCGCCTGCCCGCAGGCGCCGGTTCCGTTCCTGGATGACATTCTGGGCACCCGCTACGGGGAACTTCCCGGCAGCGAGGACTGCCAGCGGCTCTCGATCACCCTGCCGGCGGACCTTGGTGCGGACGAACGCCTTCCCGTGATGGTGTGGCTGCACGGCGGGTCCTACACCTCCGGCTCCGGGGACCTGGCGATCTTTGACCCTACGGCGCTGGTGGCCGAGAACCGGGTGATCGTGGTCTCCGTGACCTACCGGCTGGGCTTGTTCGGCTACCTGGCCACCGGGACCGGCCGGCCGGCGAACCTCGGTCTGCTGGACCAGCTCGAGGCGTTCCGCTGGGTCCAGCGCAACATCAGCGCCTTCGGCGGCGACCCCCAAAACGTCACAGCCTTCGGGCAGTCCGCGGGCGGCGACGCCGTCGCGCACTTGATGGCAACGCCGGAAGCCCCCGGCCTCTTCCGCCGTGCCATCATTCAGAGCGCACCGCTGGGCATCACCCGGGGAAGGCAGAAGATGAGCGCCGCCATGGGCATCGCCGCGGAAAAGGTCACCGAAGACACTCCCGCGATGGACGTGGTGGAGGTCGAAGAACACGTGTCGCAGGTGGCCCGGAAGTTCGGGCTGATCGCGGCCATGCCGTTCGGCACCCAGTACGGGCACGCCCCCCTGCCGCCGGAGTCGGACATCGAGGACGCCTGGAACGCCACCGCCCCCGGCATCGAAGTGCTGATCGGCCACACCTCCGAGGAAGCCAGGATGTTCCTGCCGCGCAACCCCGCCGTCAGCCGCCTGGCCAGGATCCCGGTGCTCGGGACCGCCGCCGTCCGTGCCATCAACTGGGGCGTGACCGAGGCGGTGTACGGCAGGGCTGCCAGGAAGTTCGCCCGCCGGCACGCCCGGGCCGGCGGCACAGCCTACAGCTATGTGCTGTCCTGGGCCGCACCGGGAAATGTGTACGGTGCCGCGCACACCGTGGACCTGCCTCTGCTCTTCGGCAACGAAAATACGTGGGCAGGAGCCGGGCTGCTCAAGGGCGCCAGCTGGAACGACATCGACGCGCAGGGCCGCGAACTGCGCGCGATATGGGCCCGTTTCGCCTCCGGGGCGGGCCTGGCAAGCCGCGGCGGAATTCCCGGTGCCCTGCGGTACCGGTCGGTCTAG
- a CDS encoding inorganic diphosphatase has translation MKHDVTIEIPRGSRVKYEVDHETGRVRLDRVLFTSMQYPAHYGFFENTLGEDGDPLDALVLLQDFDLHPGVIVESRPIGVFNMTDDGGGDAKVLCVPADARFDHINEISDVSEFLIKEIEHFFTRYKDLEPGKWVKAEGWGDRAAAEAELEASIKRFVPHTH, from the coding sequence ATGAAGCACGACGTGACCATCGAGATCCCCAGGGGATCCCGCGTTAAGTACGAAGTCGACCACGAAACGGGACGCGTCCGCCTGGACCGTGTCCTGTTTACCTCCATGCAGTACCCCGCCCACTACGGGTTCTTCGAAAACACCTTGGGCGAAGACGGCGATCCGCTGGATGCACTGGTCCTTCTGCAGGACTTTGATCTGCACCCCGGCGTCATTGTCGAGTCGCGCCCCATCGGCGTGTTCAACATGACCGATGACGGCGGCGGCGATGCGAAGGTGCTCTGCGTCCCGGCCGACGCCCGTTTCGATCACATCAATGAGATCAGCGACGTCAGCGAATTCCTGATCAAGGAAATCGAGCACTTCTTCACCCGCTACAAGGACCTGGAGCCGGGCAAGTGGGTCAAGGCTGAGGGCTGGGGCGACCGCGCAGCGGCCGAGGCCGAGCTTGAGGCGTCCATCAAGCGGTTCGTTCCCCACACGCACTAA
- the dacB gene encoding D-alanyl-D-alanine carboxypeptidase/D-alanyl-D-alanine-endopeptidase encodes MRRRTSRSGAGPAAGPQRRSFPRLFPALLAAMLAVPAGVALAPGFLSPAPSSSAAPAIPAWQQIPSTLDPRGGPGGAAAGVEPPADAAPVPAAGPLAAQLNKTLMTDGAGSFTGVVQDAATGEVLFDRSGDALRVPASNMKLLTAAAALRLLGPERRFSTRTVAGAAPGAVVLTGGGDVLLGSGESVPGAVLGHAGLATLAQATVRALKDDGVSVPLSVQLDDSLFTGPALNPAWNLEDVAAGEMAPLFPLALNSARFDPARTTGPRPPDAALSAAEAFSGQLSTAAAAAGLTVAPGVVRVPAATDSGGDAAPFLAEVQSATVGQQVDLLLRTSDNYLAETIGRMAAIAAGKPGSNDGAVAAVLQQLEELDIPADTLRAADVSGLALANQVSARQLAGVVRAITSGADARLRAGLAGFPIAGLTGTLADRYVDAATARGAGLVRAKTGTLNTVIALSGYVVDADGRLLVFSFLGNGLTPGAANKAALDRTASVLAGCGCR; translated from the coding sequence ATGAGACGCAGAACAAGCCGCTCCGGCGCGGGCCCGGCTGCCGGACCGCAGCGGCGGAGCTTCCCACGGCTGTTCCCGGCCCTGCTGGCCGCAATGCTCGCCGTCCCCGCCGGCGTTGCCCTCGCGCCGGGCTTCCTCAGCCCGGCGCCCTCAAGCTCCGCCGCGCCGGCCATCCCGGCCTGGCAACAGATTCCCAGCACGCTGGACCCCCGCGGCGGCCCCGGTGGCGCCGCGGCCGGCGTCGAGCCGCCCGCCGATGCCGCCCCCGTCCCGGCGGCGGGCCCCCTTGCTGCCCAACTTAACAAAACCCTCATGACCGACGGCGCCGGAAGCTTCACCGGCGTCGTGCAGGATGCCGCCACCGGGGAGGTGCTCTTCGACCGTTCCGGCGACGCTCTCCGCGTCCCCGCCTCGAACATGAAACTGCTCACCGCCGCCGCGGCCCTGCGCCTGCTGGGGCCGGAGCGCCGCTTCAGCACCCGGACGGTGGCGGGAGCCGCCCCCGGAGCGGTGGTGCTCACCGGCGGTGGTGACGTTCTCCTGGGTTCCGGCGAATCGGTGCCCGGCGCCGTGCTCGGCCATGCCGGGCTCGCCACCTTGGCGCAGGCAACCGTCCGTGCCCTCAAGGACGACGGCGTCTCCGTGCCCCTGAGTGTGCAACTGGATGATTCGCTCTTCACCGGGCCCGCCCTCAACCCGGCCTGGAATCTTGAGGACGTTGCCGCCGGCGAGATGGCGCCGTTGTTCCCGCTGGCCCTGAACTCGGCCCGCTTCGACCCCGCCAGGACCACCGGGCCCCGCCCCCCGGACGCTGCGCTGAGCGCCGCCGAGGCGTTTTCCGGCCAGCTCTCCACCGCGGCCGCCGCCGCCGGGCTGACGGTGGCGCCCGGCGTGGTCAGGGTGCCGGCCGCGACGGATTCCGGCGGCGACGCGGCCCCCTTCCTGGCCGAGGTCCAGTCCGCCACGGTAGGCCAGCAAGTGGACCTGTTGCTGCGGACCTCCGACAATTACCTCGCCGAAACCATCGGCCGGATGGCGGCGATCGCGGCCGGGAAACCCGGCAGCAACGACGGCGCCGTCGCGGCGGTGCTGCAGCAACTGGAGGAGCTCGACATCCCCGCGGACACCCTCCGCGCTGCCGACGTCTCAGGACTTGCGCTGGCCAACCAGGTCTCCGCCCGGCAGCTCGCCGGCGTGGTCCGGGCCATCACCTCCGGCGCGGATGCCAGGCTGCGCGCCGGCCTGGCCGGGTTTCCCATCGCCGGCCTCACCGGAACCCTCGCTGACCGGTATGTCGACGCGGCGACCGCACGCGGGGCGGGCCTGGTCCGGGCCAAAACCGGAACGCTGAACACCGTGATCGCCCTGAGCGGCTACGTGGTCGACGCCGACGGACGGCTCCTGGTGTTTTCCTTTCTCGGTAATGGCTTGACCCCCGGGGCGGCCAACAAGGCAGCGCTGGACCGCACCGCCTCCGTTCTGGCAGGCTGCGGCTGCCGCTGA
- a CDS encoding zinc-dependent metalloprotease encodes MESSASETSVQAQALINWELAASTAARLTPAGPSMGSAEIGAAVENLRLMADISVPHVHDITGLEAARDLRDSSVLVVDRASWSKANTQSFAVMLKPAMEKMVEGRRGTLNPGAASVSGAITGSQLGAILAFLSSKVLGQYDPFSALAEDSTAPAAGRLLLVAPNIISVEREINVEPEDFRLWVCLHEQTHRVQFAAAPWLRHHMLDEIESLSGQLLGNVDSLMERATAAAKSLKDRTASGAAPSRGAVLDLLQNPEEKAAISRLTALMSLLEGHANVVMDAVDASIVPSVKTIRQRFNTRSADRGVIEKFIRSLLGLDAKMRQYTDGSKFVREVVDVAGMEGFNKVWESAQHLPTENEIHNSRLWLDRMGH; translated from the coding sequence ATGGAGTCCTCTGCCAGCGAGACATCAGTCCAAGCCCAAGCTCTGATCAACTGGGAACTTGCCGCTTCCACCGCCGCACGGCTGACACCGGCCGGGCCCAGCATGGGATCAGCCGAAATCGGCGCCGCGGTGGAGAACCTTCGGCTCATGGCGGACATTTCCGTGCCGCACGTCCACGACATCACAGGACTCGAGGCTGCCCGGGACCTTCGCGACTCCTCGGTCCTGGTGGTGGACCGGGCCTCCTGGTCCAAGGCAAACACCCAGAGCTTTGCCGTCATGCTCAAACCTGCGATGGAAAAGATGGTCGAGGGCCGCCGCGGCACCCTCAACCCCGGCGCGGCCAGCGTCAGTGGGGCCATCACCGGCAGCCAGCTCGGCGCCATCCTGGCGTTCCTCTCCAGCAAAGTCCTGGGCCAGTACGACCCCTTCTCCGCCCTGGCCGAGGACTCCACAGCCCCGGCTGCCGGACGCCTGCTTCTCGTGGCTCCGAACATCATCTCGGTGGAGCGTGAGATCAACGTCGAACCCGAGGATTTCCGGCTCTGGGTCTGCCTCCACGAACAGACCCACCGGGTGCAGTTCGCCGCCGCTCCCTGGTTGCGGCACCACATGCTGGACGAGATCGAGAGCCTCAGCGGTCAGCTGCTCGGCAATGTCGACTCGCTGATGGAACGGGCCACCGCGGCGGCGAAATCGCTCAAGGACCGCACCGCCTCCGGCGCCGCGCCCAGCCGTGGCGCCGTCCTTGATCTGCTGCAAAACCCCGAGGAGAAGGCTGCGATCTCCCGCCTGACCGCTCTGATGAGCCTGCTCGAAGGTCACGCCAACGTGGTGATGGACGCGGTGGACGCGAGCATCGTGCCGTCCGTTAAAACCATCCGGCAGCGTTTCAATACCCGGTCTGCGGACCGCGGCGTGATCGAGAAATTCATCCGCAGCCTGCTCGGACTGGACGCCAAAATGCGCCAATACACCGACGGGTCAAAATTCGTTCGTGAAGTGGTGGACGTGGCCGGCATGGAGGGTTTCAACAAGGTCTGGGAGTCAGCGCAGCACCTTCCGACCGAGAACGAAATCCACAACTCCCGCCTCTGGCTCGACCGGATGGGGCACTAA
- the tilS gene encoding tRNA lysidine(34) synthetase TilS, which produces MVQAALAGAGYPERILVACSGGPDSLALAAAAAYFARRGHVDGHPVSVGAAVVDHQLQPGSANVAAVAVAALRELGLSPVQLRTVEVASTGMGPEAAARDARHAALEAAAADTGAAAILLGHTLDDQAEQVLLGLARGSGTRSLAGMRPARGPLLRPFLGLRRADTLAICEAEGLDPWHDPSNADPAFARSRTRVEVLPLLEDKLGPGVAESLARTAAILQLDADYLEDVAEEAYLGLREHSGATISLPEDALRGLAPAVRFRVIAKAAAAVGGQQPSYQRLLAAEALLRRQGSAGPVELPGAVSVYRLSLAQLLTEGQSGPGGVPREAARCGKLVFRPQKPPKL; this is translated from the coding sequence ATGGTGCAGGCCGCGCTGGCCGGCGCAGGCTACCCGGAACGGATCCTGGTGGCTTGCAGCGGCGGACCCGACTCGTTGGCCCTCGCCGCCGCCGCGGCCTACTTCGCCCGCCGCGGGCACGTGGACGGCCACCCCGTTTCTGTGGGCGCCGCCGTCGTTGACCACCAGCTGCAACCCGGTTCCGCCAACGTCGCCGCCGTTGCGGTGGCGGCACTGCGGGAGCTGGGCCTCTCGCCCGTCCAGCTCAGGACCGTGGAGGTCGCGTCCACGGGAATGGGTCCGGAGGCCGCCGCGCGGGACGCCCGGCACGCGGCCTTGGAGGCCGCCGCCGCGGATACCGGCGCGGCCGCCATCCTGCTCGGCCACACCCTGGATGACCAGGCAGAACAGGTGCTGCTGGGGCTGGCCCGGGGCTCCGGAACGCGGTCCCTGGCGGGCATGCGGCCGGCCCGCGGACCCCTGCTGCGGCCGTTTCTCGGGCTGCGCCGTGCGGACACCCTCGCGATCTGCGAGGCGGAAGGGCTGGATCCGTGGCACGATCCGAGCAACGCGGATCCGGCGTTCGCGAGGTCCCGGACCCGCGTCGAGGTGCTGCCGCTGCTTGAGGACAAGCTCGGCCCGGGGGTGGCCGAATCGCTTGCGCGGACCGCCGCCATCCTGCAGCTCGACGCCGATTACCTCGAGGATGTGGCCGAAGAGGCCTACCTTGGGCTGCGTGAGCACTCCGGCGCCACGATCAGCCTCCCCGAGGACGCGCTCCGCGGGCTCGCGCCCGCCGTCCGGTTCCGGGTGATCGCCAAGGCCGCGGCCGCCGTCGGCGGCCAGCAGCCCAGCTACCAGCGGCTGCTGGCCGCCGAAGCATTGCTCCGCCGGCAGGGATCCGCGGGTCCGGTGGAGCTCCCCGGCGCCGTCAGTGTCTACCGGCTCTCCCTTGCGCAGCTCCTCACCGAAGGGCAGTCCGGCCCCGGCGGCGTTCCCCGCGAGGCGGCCCGCTGTGGGAAGCTTGTATTCCGGCCTCAAAAACCGCCCAAATTATAG
- the hpt gene encoding hypoxanthine phosphoribosyltransferase, producing the protein MDSNDVQSDLKHVLYSKEQIQSRITELAAQIDKDYEGRDLLIVGVLKGAVMVMADLARALHSHVSMDWMAVSSYGSGTQSSGVVRILKDLDTDLMGKDVLIVEDIIDSGLTLSWLKTNLESRGTASVEICTAFRKPTAAKVQIDVKYVGYDIPNEFVVGYGLDYAEKYRNLDFVGTLAPHVYE; encoded by the coding sequence GTGGATTCAAACGACGTCCAGTCAGATCTCAAGCATGTTCTGTACTCCAAGGAGCAGATTCAGTCCCGGATCACCGAACTCGCTGCCCAGATCGATAAGGACTACGAAGGCCGCGATCTGCTGATCGTCGGCGTGCTCAAGGGCGCTGTGATGGTCATGGCCGACCTCGCCCGAGCCCTTCACAGCCACGTGTCCATGGACTGGATGGCCGTCTCGTCCTATGGGTCCGGAACGCAGTCCTCCGGCGTGGTCCGCATCCTCAAGGACCTCGACACCGACCTCATGGGCAAGGATGTCCTGATCGTCGAAGACATCATTGATTCCGGCCTGACCCTGTCCTGGCTCAAGACCAACCTGGAATCCCGGGGCACGGCCTCCGTGGAAATCTGCACCGCGTTCCGCAAGCCCACCGCCGCGAAAGTCCAGATCGACGTCAAGTACGTCGGGTACGACATCCCCAACGAATTCGTGGTCGGTTACGGCCTGGACTACGCCGAGAAGTACCGCAACCTGGACTTCGTGGGCACCCTCGCACCGCACGTCTACGAGTAG